From Veillonella dispar, one genomic window encodes:
- a CDS encoding DUF1653 domain-containing protein → MRKIVKGGLYRHFKGMYYYVLDVATHSETSEQFVVYQKLYDQRDLYVRPLDMFLSDVDQEKYPDVEQKERFKLMSGRD, encoded by the coding sequence ATGCGAAAAATTGTAAAGGGTGGCTTATATCGTCATTTTAAAGGCATGTACTATTATGTGTTAGATGTTGCAACTCATTCGGAAACGAGTGAACAGTTCGTAGTGTATCAAAAATTATATGATCAACGTGACTTATATGTACGACCACTAGATATGTTTTTGAGTGATGTGGATCAAGAAAAATATCCTGATGTAGAGCAGAAAGAGCGATTTAAGTTAATGAGCGGACGTGATTAG
- a CDS encoding molybdopterin-containing oxidoreductase family protein, translating to MKEYKSVCPYDCPDACGLIVSVDNNRVVSVRGNRDHAFTRGTLCPKMAHYERVVHSPLRLQYPMKRVGKKGIGEDQYVRISWDEALDIIVNNFKDTISTYGSESILRYSYAGTMGVIQSPAADYFFRRIGATDQDRGICSPAKQAGFRSVYGDTLAIKPQEAQHSDLIVLWGINATATDVHILHDVNVAKRNGARVWIIDTHKTYTFNQAHEHIYVKPGSDVALALGMLHIIHRDGLADIDFIKKHVQGYDELVNDVLIDFTPEKASELCGVSVERMTEFAHAYAKAKAPFIRLGSGLSRYGNGAMSCRAINALPAVVGAWQYLGGGLLSSASGSKFVGKEVMQQAHVAAPAKRLMPMIKLGEMLTNPSGTAVHSLYVFSSNPAITAPDQNVVRKGLMRDDLFTVVHERFFTDTCKYADIVLPATTSVEHDDIYNSYGHYTIGTGYKLINPIGESRSNWQVISELAKRMGLEDEFFNLSERALIEQIVRTSSRISEVDQDVILQGEPVEMTLPENYKLDFKTPSGKIELYNPHDVEPLIRYLPPYGDNAPFWLIIGNDIRILDSSFCELEFDDPELMKLRINPEDAKVYNINDGDEVEIYNNRGSVKIKAYYDEEVQRGTLVTLGVWWQSQSSDPNVAINALTADRPTDEGWGSTFYDVQVHIKKVDA from the coding sequence TTGAAAGAATACAAATCAGTATGTCCATATGACTGTCCAGATGCATGTGGTTTAATCGTATCGGTAGATAACAATAGAGTGGTATCTGTTCGTGGTAATAGAGATCATGCTTTTACAAGAGGCACATTATGCCCTAAGATGGCGCATTATGAACGAGTGGTTCATTCTCCGTTGCGTTTACAGTACCCAATGAAACGGGTTGGCAAGAAAGGTATTGGAGAAGATCAATATGTGCGTATCAGCTGGGATGAGGCATTAGATATCATTGTTAATAATTTTAAAGACACCATTAGTACTTATGGTAGTGAAAGTATTTTACGCTACTCCTATGCCGGCACTATGGGAGTTATTCAAAGCCCAGCAGCAGATTACTTTTTCCGCCGTATTGGTGCGACGGACCAGGATCGAGGTATATGCTCTCCCGCTAAGCAGGCCGGTTTCCGCTCAGTTTACGGTGATACATTAGCTATTAAGCCGCAAGAGGCACAACATAGTGATTTAATTGTTTTGTGGGGCATTAATGCAACTGCTACCGACGTTCATATCTTACATGATGTAAACGTGGCAAAACGGAATGGCGCTCGAGTTTGGATTATTGATACTCATAAAACCTATACCTTTAACCAAGCTCATGAACATATTTACGTAAAACCTGGTAGTGATGTCGCCTTAGCGTTAGGTATGCTTCATATTATTCATCGAGATGGATTAGCAGATATAGATTTTATTAAGAAACATGTACAAGGTTATGATGAGCTTGTAAATGATGTGTTAATTGACTTTACACCGGAAAAAGCATCTGAACTTTGTGGCGTTTCCGTAGAGCGTATGACTGAGTTTGCTCATGCATACGCTAAGGCTAAGGCTCCATTCATTCGTCTTGGCAGCGGATTATCTCGATATGGGAATGGTGCCATGAGTTGTCGCGCCATTAATGCATTACCTGCTGTAGTTGGTGCTTGGCAATATTTAGGCGGTGGTTTGCTATCCAGTGCTAGTGGCAGTAAGTTTGTTGGCAAAGAAGTTATGCAGCAGGCTCATGTTGCTGCACCAGCCAAGCGATTGATGCCTATGATTAAACTTGGCGAAATGCTTACAAATCCATCAGGTACAGCAGTTCATAGTCTCTATGTGTTCTCTAGTAACCCTGCCATAACAGCACCTGATCAAAATGTGGTGCGAAAAGGTTTGATGAGAGATGATTTGTTTACGGTTGTTCACGAACGATTCTTTACTGACACATGTAAATATGCGGATATTGTATTGCCCGCCACAACATCAGTAGAACATGATGATATATATAACTCCTATGGGCACTATACCATCGGAACTGGCTATAAATTAATCAATCCTATTGGTGAATCTCGATCCAATTGGCAAGTGATTTCTGAACTAGCTAAGCGAATGGGGCTTGAAGATGAATTCTTTAACCTTAGTGAACGGGCGTTAATAGAACAAATTGTTCGTACATCTAGTCGTATATCTGAGGTCGATCAAGATGTAATCTTACAAGGTGAACCTGTAGAGATGACATTGCCTGAAAATTACAAATTAGATTTTAAAACGCCATCTGGAAAAATAGAGCTATATAATCCACATGATGTGGAACCATTAATTCGTTATTTGCCGCCATATGGAGATAATGCACCGTTCTGGCTTATCATAGGGAACGATATTCGTATTTTAGATTCTAGCTTCTGTGAACTCGAGTTTGATGATCCTGAGCTTATGAAACTTCGTATCAACCCTGAAGATGCAAAGGTATATAACATTAATGATGGGGATGAAGTAGAAATCTATAATAATCGTGGTAGTGTAAAAATTAAAGCTTACTATGATGAAGAGGTACAACGAGGTACATTAGTAACACTTGGCGTGTGGTGGCAATCACAATCTAGTGATCCAAATGTAGCTATTAATGCGCTTACTGCAGACCGCCCTACAGATGAAGGTTGGGGTAGTACATTCTACGATGTACAAGTTCATATTAAAAAGGTTGACGCATAA
- a CDS encoding HAD family hydrolase — protein sequence MEQKFFFFDIDNTLAVWPEGKIPDSAQYSLDELKRRGHRVALATGRIQVDAKRFAEQAGLTDFVADGGHSVTVNNELVSMIGMDRDACINYLEYLESHNIPWAVTDRNKLGRITPYKEILDWHPNWDVFKTTVDPNFDFHNVEEFYKIYVFFKEGEEEEKEIEHMTHKLIRYGDGCVLYEPMEKALGIRNMLDHFGMKPNQAVVFGDGYNDLSMFRPEWLNIAMGNARAELKEKADYITTDCDKDGIYNACKHFKWID from the coding sequence GTGGAACAGAAATTTTTCTTTTTCGATATAGACAATACCTTAGCTGTGTGGCCGGAAGGTAAAATTCCTGACAGTGCTCAATATAGCTTAGATGAATTAAAGCGCCGTGGTCATAGGGTGGCACTAGCAACAGGCCGTATCCAAGTAGATGCAAAGCGTTTTGCGGAACAAGCGGGGCTTACAGATTTTGTGGCAGATGGCGGACATAGTGTTACTGTTAATAATGAACTAGTGTCCATGATTGGCATGGATCGTGATGCATGCATTAACTATTTGGAATATTTAGAGTCCCATAATATTCCTTGGGCTGTAACAGATCGGAATAAATTAGGCCGAATTACGCCGTATAAGGAAATATTAGATTGGCATCCGAATTGGGATGTTTTTAAAACGACAGTAGATCCTAATTTTGACTTTCATAATGTAGAAGAGTTTTATAAGATTTATGTGTTCTTTAAAGAAGGGGAAGAAGAGGAAAAAGAAATTGAGCATATGACGCATAAGCTCATTCGTTATGGCGATGGCTGTGTTTTATATGAACCAATGGAAAAAGCTTTGGGTATTCGCAATATGCTTGATCATTTTGGTATGAAACCTAATCAAGCCGTAGTATTTGGTGATGGATATAATGATTTATCTATGTTTAGGCCAGAATGGCTTAATATTGCCATGGGAAATGCCCGTGCTGAATTGAAAGAAAAAGCCGATTATATCACTACCGACTGTGATAAGGATGGTATTTATAATGCGTGTAAGCATTTCAAGTGGATTGATTGA
- a CDS encoding iron-containing alcohol dehydrogenase family protein: MRSTHCLPSYSFGGHEVFDAIPKFTKLYGKSVVIIGGETALSKALPHIRPVLDKAGIKVLDIIHFGGECTFSRGKEIAQMASVKDADFMFAVGGGKAMDTVKVVALELDDKPFFTIPTIASTCAATSEVAAVYTAEHTFDDVAFVNHPPVHCFIDADILVEAPSRYLWAGMGDTIAKHYETHLSARNREQDYNTQLGLTLASMCSEPILAHGIQAYKDSQAKKRSDAFDTIAMTVIFTTGIVSGCVPMAYNSNMAHAVCYGCVTNKETEENHLHGEMVAYGLLILLTVDQQMDELQRWLPIYRELGWPTKLSQLGLTASHIPQIVEKATSVHDIDVSPYKITADMLTKAIQYMESLD, encoded by the coding sequence ATGCGTAGTACTCATTGTTTACCTAGTTATAGTTTTGGCGGTCATGAGGTGTTTGACGCTATTCCCAAATTTACAAAATTATATGGTAAGTCTGTAGTTATCATTGGTGGTGAGACAGCTCTTTCTAAAGCTTTGCCACACATTCGTCCAGTGCTTGATAAAGCAGGGATTAAAGTGCTAGATATTATTCACTTTGGTGGAGAGTGTACTTTCTCTCGAGGTAAGGAAATTGCACAAATGGCTTCTGTAAAAGATGCGGACTTTATGTTTGCTGTTGGTGGCGGTAAGGCCATGGATACGGTAAAAGTAGTAGCTCTAGAGTTAGATGATAAACCATTCTTTACAATTCCGACCATTGCCTCTACTTGTGCTGCAACGTCAGAAGTAGCAGCTGTATACACTGCAGAGCATACTTTTGATGACGTAGCCTTTGTAAATCATCCTCCTGTGCACTGCTTTATTGATGCTGATATTCTCGTAGAAGCACCAAGCCGTTACTTGTGGGCGGGAATGGGAGATACTATTGCAAAACACTATGAAACTCATCTTTCTGCTCGCAATCGTGAGCAAGATTATAATACTCAGTTAGGCCTTACTCTAGCTTCTATGTGTAGTGAACCAATTTTAGCACATGGTATACAAGCCTATAAAGACAGTCAAGCTAAAAAACGTAGTGATGCATTTGATACCATTGCTATGACTGTTATCTTTACTACCGGTATTGTATCGGGTTGTGTTCCTATGGCATATAATAGTAATATGGCTCATGCTGTATGTTATGGCTGTGTTACTAATAAAGAAACAGAAGAAAACCATTTGCATGGTGAAATGGTAGCATATGGCTTACTTATTTTGTTAACCGTTGACCAACAAATGGATGAATTACAACGGTGGTTGCCAATATACCGCGAATTAGGTTGGCCTACTAAACTTTCACAGTTAGGTCTTACTGCATCGCATATTCCTCAAATTGTTGAAAAGGCTACATCTGTTCATGATATTGATGTATCTCCGTACAAAATTACAGCAGATATGTTGACTAAGGCTATTCAATACATGGAATCTCTTGATTAA
- the brnQ gene encoding branched-chain amino acid transport system II carrier protein, giving the protein MNGNDKLSARAYWAIGMMLFALFFGAGNLIFPAALGQHSGDNVGWALLGFILTGVGLPLLGVAAMGYSSCKDVEELASRVHPIYGLLYTISLYLSIGPMFATPRTGTVAYEIAIKPFTEGLSMNMEPIFLALFFGVSLWLSISPQKLVNRIGNILTPALLLVILLLIIKSFMTPLGGYAVPQPAYGDAPTAVLQGFLDGYNTMDALASVVFAILVIDFVRLSGATSRAVITKTVMEVGAIAVGLLGIVYVFIANIGATSVERFGLFDTGAPVLSVSANYLFGEFGQIILAIIVLLACLSTSIGLITSCGTYFHKLTPKISYKLYVVIFSVAAFGLSMFGLKTIISAAIPVLMLLYPLTIVIILLALLHNVFGGRRCVYAWTMAFTMISALMTGLETAGIAPVALEQLFTQYIPFQAAGMGWVSFAVLGFVVGLIHKGLVSENK; this is encoded by the coding sequence ATGAATGGTAATGATAAATTATCTGCCCGTGCCTATTGGGCTATAGGCATGATGTTATTCGCCCTATTCTTTGGGGCAGGGAACTTGATCTTCCCAGCGGCCTTAGGTCAACATTCTGGTGATAACGTAGGTTGGGCTTTGCTCGGCTTCATATTAACAGGTGTAGGCCTTCCACTATTAGGTGTTGCAGCGATGGGGTACTCCTCCTGTAAAGATGTTGAAGAACTTGCGAGCCGTGTTCATCCGATTTATGGCTTGTTGTACACAATTTCTCTTTACTTGAGTATCGGTCCAATGTTTGCGACGCCACGTACTGGTACTGTAGCTTATGAAATTGCAATTAAACCTTTCACAGAAGGTTTAAGCATGAATATGGAACCAATTTTCTTGGCATTATTCTTTGGTGTTTCTTTGTGGTTATCCATTAGTCCACAAAAGCTTGTTAATCGTATCGGTAATATTTTGACACCAGCATTACTACTTGTAATTCTGTTGTTAATTATTAAATCCTTTATGACTCCGCTAGGCGGCTATGCAGTGCCACAACCAGCTTATGGTGATGCACCTACAGCTGTGTTGCAAGGATTCTTGGACGGCTATAATACGATGGATGCGTTGGCTTCCGTAGTATTTGCTATTCTTGTAATCGACTTTGTTCGTCTTAGCGGCGCTACATCTCGTGCGGTTATTACAAAAACAGTAATGGAAGTAGGCGCTATTGCTGTAGGTCTTCTCGGTATTGTTTATGTATTTATCGCTAACATTGGTGCTACTAGTGTTGAACGTTTTGGTTTGTTTGATACAGGTGCTCCTGTGTTGTCCGTAAGTGCTAACTACTTGTTCGGTGAATTCGGTCAAATTATCTTGGCTATCATCGTTCTTCTAGCTTGCTTGTCTACAAGTATCGGTCTTATCACTTCTTGTGGTACGTACTTCCACAAGTTGACACCGAAGATTAGCTATAAATTATATGTAGTAATCTTCTCCGTAGCAGCATTTGGTCTTAGCATGTTCGGTTTGAAAACAATCATCAGTGCAGCGATTCCAGTGTTGATGCTCTTGTATCCGTTAACGATTGTAATCATCTTGTTGGCACTTCTTCACAATGTGTTCGGTGGTCGTCGTTGCGTATACGCATGGACAATGGCTTTCACAATGATCTCTGCTCTTATGACTGGTCTTGAAACGGCAGGTATTGCACCTGTTGCATTGGAACAGCTCTTTACTCAATACATTCCATTCCAGGCTGCTGGGATGGGCTGGGTGAGCTTTGCGGTATTAGGCTTCGTTGTAGGTCTTATCCATAAAGGTCTTGTGTCCGAAAATAAATAA